A DNA window from Pedomonas mirosovicensis contains the following coding sequences:
- a CDS encoding helix-turn-helix domain-containing protein: MALAVSTERKLFAGPRLRRLRAQLGLTQSRMAEELGVSVSYLNLIERNQRPLTAQFLLRLAEVFNLDLRQLTGDADDRTLADVGEVLADGLFRSLEVSRNEVSDFVQSFPAMAQALTRLYGLYRDKAGAAVADAGGAGDDGRGVTDASGPLERVRDIIQERRNHFPELDEKAETIAEELRLHGEDLFAALKERLRAKHGIAVRVLPVDVLPESLRRYDYHRRQLQLSELLQPESRAFHAAYQLAYAEARADMDRIIEGAGLEDGPAQHLLRVNLANYFAAAVMMPYGRFLAAAEQLNYDLTLLGARFGASYEQVCHRLTTLQRPGARGVPFFLIRVDQAGNVSKRYSAGRFHFSKFGGTCPLWSLHATFRAPGQILTEVVEMPDGTRYFSISRTVRTHVNGWGNIEPQFAIGLGCELKYARHLVYSRGLDLENPNATPIGVNCALCEREACRQRSQPPLSRTLIIDERSRGATPYRFAEPGVPAPLPR, translated from the coding sequence ATGGCTCTGGCGGTCTCAACCGAACGGAAACTCTTCGCTGGCCCGCGGCTGCGGCGGTTGCGCGCCCAGCTGGGCCTCACCCAAAGCCGCATGGCGGAGGAGCTGGGGGTTTCGGTCAGCTACCTGAACCTGATCGAGCGCAACCAGCGGCCGCTGACGGCCCAGTTCCTGCTGCGGCTGGCGGAGGTGTTCAATCTCGACCTGCGGCAACTGACCGGCGACGCGGACGACCGCACGCTGGCGGACGTGGGCGAGGTGCTGGCGGACGGGCTGTTCCGCAGCCTCGAGGTGAGCCGCAACGAGGTGAGCGACTTCGTGCAGAGCTTCCCCGCCATGGCGCAGGCGTTGACCCGCCTCTATGGCCTCTACCGCGACAAGGCGGGCGCGGCCGTGGCCGATGCGGGCGGCGCGGGCGACGATGGGCGCGGCGTGACGGATGCCTCCGGCCCGCTGGAGCGGGTGCGCGACATCATTCAGGAACGGCGCAACCACTTCCCCGAGCTGGACGAGAAGGCGGAGACAATCGCCGAGGAGCTGCGGCTGCATGGCGAGGACCTGTTCGCCGCGCTGAAGGAGCGGCTGCGGGCCAAGCACGGCATTGCGGTGCGCGTGCTGCCTGTCGACGTGCTGCCCGAATCGCTGCGCCGGTACGACTACCACCGCCGCCAGCTCCAGCTCTCCGAACTGTTGCAACCGGAGAGCCGGGCTTTCCACGCCGCCTATCAGCTGGCCTATGCCGAGGCGCGGGCGGACATGGATCGCATCATCGAAGGCGCAGGGCTGGAGGATGGCCCGGCCCAGCACCTGCTGCGCGTGAACCTCGCCAACTACTTCGCGGCGGCGGTGATGATGCCCTACGGCCGCTTCCTCGCGGCGGCGGAGCAGCTGAACTACGACCTCACCCTGCTCGGCGCGCGCTTCGGGGCCAGCTACGAGCAGGTGTGCCACCGGCTCACCACGCTCCAGCGGCCGGGCGCGCGCGGCGTGCCCTTCTTCCTCATCCGGGTGGATCAGGCGGGCAACGTCTCCAAGCGCTACTCGGCGGGGCGGTTCCACTTCTCCAAGTTCGGCGGCACCTGCCCGCTGTGGTCCCTGCACGCCACCTTCCGCGCGCCGGGGCAAATCCTCACCGAAGTCGTCGAGATGCCGGATGGCACCCGCTACTTCTCCATCAGCCGCACGGTGCGAACCCATGTGAACGGCTGGGGCAACATCGAGCCGCAGTTCGCCATCGGCCTCGGGTGCGAGCTGAAATACGCCCGCCATCTGGTCTACAGCCGGGGGCTCGACCTCGAAAACCCCAACGCCACGCCCATCGGCGTCAACTGCGCCCTGTGCGAGCGGGAAGCCTGCCGCCAGCGCAGCCAGCCGCCGCTGTCCAGAACCCTCATCATCGACGAGCGCTCGCGGGGGGCGACCCCCTACCGTTTCGCAGAAC